The following DNA comes from Hahella chejuensis KCTC 2396.
CGCCATTGTTCTTCTGCATGAGATCCAATGGTGTGGGATTTTTTAGAGAAATAGGATATTGAAGCAATGAGGCTTCAACGACATTACCGCCATTTAAGTCAATTTCTACGCGAAGAACATCGGTGATGACGGTAATAATCTTACCGCTGGATGCCGTAGAGGAAATATTTGAATCCTCTGCAGTAGCCGGTTTTGATGCAGTTTCAGGTGTATCCAGCTCGCCTGTGTTAGGGGAGTTCAAGAGAGCTGAGGAGTCGGCCCCGTTACTGTCTATAGTGACAGAGGGAGTTTGGGCGACTGGCTGCTGCTGGGGGGACATATCCTCATTCCATTCCAATACCAAAAGGTAGGAAACAACCAACAAACCGACTATGAGAGAGGTTCTTAAAAAGTCCATAAACTATTCAAACTTTTATTCGGATGATGAATGAGGGCAGCGTTTGTGAGACAGGCTTTCTGGCACTGGATCAATACCCCCTGTTGACCAAGGGTGGCATCTTAGCAGACGACGGACGGTAAGATAACTCCCTCGCAGGAATCCATACTTGGAAATTGCTTCATACCCATAACTGGAGCAACTTGGGTAGAAGCGGCAGTGCTGTCCTAATAACGGGCTGATTGCATACTTGTACGCTTTTATCAAACCTAAAAGTAAGTATTTAGGTAGCTGAGGAAGAGTTTGCTTTAGCGAGCGCATTGGCATGTTGCTGACCAATTCGTGAATACAACTTGGTTAGACACTGAAAAACTTCTTCATTATTCATGTCTGCAACAGCTTTGCGGGCCAGAACGA
Coding sequences within:
- the yidD gene encoding membrane protein insertion efficiency factor YidD, which encodes MPMRSLKQTLPQLPKYLLLGLIKAYKYAISPLLGQHCRFYPSCSSYGYEAISKYGFLRGSYLTVRRLLRCHPWSTGGIDPVPESLSHKRCPHSSSE